From Methyloceanibacter stevinii, the proteins below share one genomic window:
- a CDS encoding (deoxy)nucleoside triphosphate pyrophosphohydrolase: MTDSAGAKPLVLVAACALVDDRGRVLISQRPEGKPLAGLWEFPGGKLEEGETPEHGLVRELNEELGIAIELTSLKPLTFSSFPYPDFHLLMPIYACWRWLGQVTAKEGQAMAWVSPAALGEYAMPPADEPLKGLLPGLLGLLLESAKCK; the protein is encoded by the coding sequence GTGACGGACTCTGCGGGCGCCAAGCCCCTTGTGTTGGTCGCCGCATGCGCGCTGGTCGATGACCGCGGTCGCGTCCTCATTTCACAGCGGCCCGAAGGCAAGCCGCTCGCGGGGCTCTGGGAGTTCCCAGGCGGGAAGCTGGAGGAGGGCGAGACGCCCGAACACGGTCTCGTCCGCGAACTCAACGAGGAACTCGGGATCGCGATTGAGCTAACTTCACTGAAACCTCTAACATTTTCGAGTTTTCCTTACCCCGACTTTCATTTGTTGATGCCAATCTATGCGTGTTGGCGTTGGCTGGGACAAGTCACCGCCAAGGAAGGACAGGCCATGGCGTGGGTCAGTCCGGCTGCCTTGGGCGAGTATGCGATGCCGCCCGCCGATGAGCCACTAAAGGGCCTATTGCCCGGATTGCTGGGGTTGTTGCTTGAAAGTGCGAAGTGCAAATAG
- a CDS encoding Flp family type IVb pilin — MRQPPVIARIKAFAADRSGATVVEYGLIAAAIAGAILIVNRLLQSSLSDLATELAAALSL; from the coding sequence ATGCGGCAGCCGCCCGTCATCGCGCGTATCAAGGCCTTTGCTGCGGACAGGTCAGGCGCGACCGTTGTTGAGTACGGCCTCATCGCTGCTGCCATTGCGGGCGCAATCTTGATCGTAAACAGACTTCTCCAATCCAGTCTCTCGGACTTGGCAACTGAGCTTGCGGCAGCCCTCTCCCTTTAG
- a CDS encoding class I SAM-dependent methyltransferase: protein MSEGPLLFDRRLLRERRARFAAEIEDREVLIGHVAGEIADRVAIMLRAFPRALDLGAYHGLLGRTIAELPSVEDVFYAESVLAYARRCPPPAIVCDEDLLPFKDGAFNLVVSGLALHRVNDLPGSLIQIRRALAPDGLFMAAALGANALGELRECLLEAEEEIEGGVSPRVAPFADVRSYGALLQRAGFALPVTDTEELEVIYPSPRALMQEIRALGGGNVLVARSKKPLSRRVLMRAEDLYRSRYGTPDGKVAATFQFVFMSGWGPDPSQQKPLKPGSAQSRLADALNTTEQPGGAKASFRRPPSGDRDRR from the coding sequence ATGAGCGAGGGCCCGCTTCTCTTCGACCGGCGCCTCTTGCGCGAGCGCAGAGCCCGCTTTGCCGCGGAGATCGAAGATCGCGAAGTCCTGATCGGCCACGTCGCCGGTGAGATCGCGGATCGGGTCGCGATCATGTTGCGCGCCTTTCCCCGGGCGCTCGACCTTGGCGCCTATCACGGCCTTCTAGGGCGGACCATCGCCGAACTGCCGTCCGTCGAGGACGTGTTCTACGCGGAGAGCGTGCTCGCCTATGCGCGTCGCTGCCCGCCGCCCGCTATCGTCTGCGACGAAGACCTGCTGCCGTTCAAGGACGGCGCCTTCAACCTCGTCGTCTCGGGCCTTGCCCTTCATCGCGTCAACGATCTGCCTGGCAGTCTCATCCAGATTCGCCGGGCGCTTGCTCCCGACGGCCTCTTCATGGCCGCGGCACTTGGCGCCAATGCGCTCGGCGAATTGCGGGAATGCCTGCTCGAAGCGGAAGAGGAGATCGAGGGTGGGGTGTCTCCACGCGTCGCTCCCTTCGCGGACGTGCGATCCTACGGCGCGCTTCTCCAACGCGCCGGCTTCGCCCTGCCTGTCACGGACACCGAGGAGCTCGAGGTGATCTACCCCTCGCCCCGGGCGCTGATGCAGGAAATCCGCGCGCTCGGCGGCGGCAACGTGCTCGTGGCCCGGAGCAAGAAGCCCTTATCGCGGCGGGTGCTGATGCGCGCCGAAGACCTGTACCGGTCGCGCTACGGCACGCCGGACGGCAAGGTCGCCGCGACATTCCAATTCGTTTTCATGAGCGGCTGGGGCCCGGACCCGAGCCAGCAGAAACCGCTGAAGCCGGGGTCCGCGCAAAGCCGCCTGGCGGACGCGCTCAATACGACGGAGCAGCCGGGAGGCGCGAAGGCGTCGTTCCGGCGACCGCCGTCCGGCGACCGAGACAGGCGCTAA
- a CDS encoding ComF family protein encodes MSIEATKVETASAWRTVLRAAADLVLPPVCVVCRTPIGFHGLLCGPCFAGIDFIAPPLCTRLGVPLPYDTGEPYLSAAAIAAPPVYDRARAWARYSQTMRDLIQSFKYRDRQDGLRLFTRWLVRAGSELLAEADLVVPVPLYRSRLWSRRFNQSALLARGIERHTRVPADCFVLRRTRRTASQVGLSAAQRRRNVAGAFKVSPSRAHMIAGKSIVLVDDVITTGATIELAPAS; translated from the coding sequence ATGTCCATTGAAGCAACAAAGGTAGAGACCGCTTCCGCCTGGCGCACGGTGCTGCGCGCGGCGGCTGATCTCGTGCTGCCGCCCGTTTGCGTGGTCTGCCGCACCCCAATCGGGTTCCATGGGCTCCTTTGCGGTCCGTGTTTCGCCGGCATCGATTTCATCGCGCCTCCTTTATGTACGCGTCTCGGCGTGCCGCTTCCCTACGATACGGGGGAACCGTATCTATCGGCGGCAGCGATCGCTGCGCCGCCGGTCTACGACAGGGCCCGGGCGTGGGCGCGCTATTCGCAGACCATGCGCGATCTGATCCAGAGCTTCAAATACCGCGACCGGCAGGACGGCTTGCGCCTGTTTACCCGATGGCTCGTGCGGGCCGGGTCCGAGCTCCTGGCCGAAGCTGATCTGGTCGTGCCGGTTCCGCTTTACCGGTCGCGGCTGTGGTCGCGGCGTTTCAATCAGTCGGCCCTGCTGGCGCGGGGGATCGAGCGTCACACGCGTGTCCCCGCCGACTGTTTCGTGCTGCGCCGGACGCGCCGCACGGCAAGCCAGGTGGGGTTGTCGGCGGCGCAGCGGAGGCGCAATGTCGCCGGAGCGTTTAAGGTGTCGCCGTCGCGCGCACATATGATTGCCGGGAAATCGATCGTGCTCGTAGACGATGTGATTACCACCGGCGCCACGATCGAGCTTGCGCCCGCGTCCTGA
- a CDS encoding carbon-nitrogen hydrolase family protein, producing MGSDTANRFRAALVQLRAGRVIADNLIAAEALIREAAKGGANYIQTPENTALMELEPELVRSQVQPEGESCPLAVFRALAAELGVWLHIGSLGVKADDGRIANRSYLMAPDGTVAARYDKLHMFDVDLPNGESYRESDNYTPGSKAVLADLTPGGVPARLGMTICYDLRFAALYRALAIAGANMIAIPAAFTKHTGEAHWHVLLRARAIETGAYVFAATQGGLHENGRWTFGHSMIISPWGEILAEAGADPCVVFADIDLALVEEVRARVPALTHGRPFEIEIATPDGEPMKRQAS from the coding sequence ATGGGTTCTGACACTGCCAATCGTTTTCGCGCCGCGCTCGTGCAATTGCGCGCCGGGCGGGTGATTGCGGACAATTTGATCGCGGCCGAGGCTTTGATCCGCGAAGCGGCCAAAGGCGGCGCCAACTATATTCAGACCCCTGAGAATACCGCGCTGATGGAACTCGAGCCCGAGCTCGTGCGGAGCCAGGTCCAGCCGGAAGGCGAAAGCTGCCCGCTGGCCGTGTTCCGCGCTCTGGCGGCCGAGCTCGGCGTTTGGCTGCATATCGGATCGCTCGGCGTCAAAGCGGACGACGGGCGCATCGCCAACCGCTCGTATCTCATGGCGCCTGATGGCACGGTCGCAGCCCGCTATGACAAGCTGCATATGTTCGACGTCGATCTTCCGAATGGCGAGTCCTATCGGGAGTCCGACAACTACACGCCTGGCAGCAAAGCGGTCCTCGCGGACTTGACGCCCGGCGGCGTGCCCGCGCGGCTCGGCATGACCATTTGCTACGATTTGCGCTTTGCCGCGCTGTATCGGGCGCTGGCCATCGCCGGAGCGAATATGATCGCCATTCCCGCGGCCTTCACCAAGCACACGGGCGAAGCGCATTGGCATGTGCTGCTGCGGGCGCGCGCCATCGAGACCGGCGCATACGTGTTCGCGGCGACGCAGGGCGGCCTTCACGAGAACGGCCGCTGGACGTTCGGGCACTCGATGATCATTTCGCCCTGGGGCGAGATCCTGGCCGAAGCTGGCGCCGACCCGTGCGTCGTGTTCGCCGACATCGACCTTGCCCTGGTCGAGGAGGTCCGGGCCCGGGTCCCCGCGCTCACCCATGGACGGCCGTTCGAGATCGAGATTGCGACACCTGACGGCGAGCCCATGAAGCGGCAAGCGTCATGA